In Flavobacterium praedii, the DNA window ATAAACGTTTGAAAATATGATTCTATATATCAAAAATATGGTTTGCAACCGATGTAAAATGGTAGTCAAATCTGAATTGGAAAAACTTGGCATGGTCACTCAAAGAGTCGAATTGGGCGAAGTTACGATTGACAAAGATTTAGATCATACCGAAAAAGAACAACTAGACCATGTACTTAAAGAATTAGGCTTTGAATTAATTGATGATAAAAAAAGTAGGTATATTGAAAAAATAAAATCTTTAATTATCGAATTAATCCAAGAGCAAAACAATAATTTAAAAATCACCTTATCCGATTATTTGAGTCAAAAAGTACATCACGATTATTTCTATCTTTCGAATCTTTTTTCAGAAATTGAAGGTACCACTATCGAGAAATATTTTATTGCCCAAAAAATTGAAAAAGTCAAAGAATTATTAGCTTACAAAGAATTGTCTTTGGGAGAAATTGCATTTCAATTGAACTATTCGAGTGTAGCACACCTAAGCAATCAATTTAAAAAAGTAACAGGCCTTGCTCCTAGCCATTTCAAGAACATACGATTAGGAGGTAGAAAATCTTTGGATGAAGTATAAATGAATAAAAATTCTTTTATTGCCTATTTTTTTTATTACAAAGTATTGCAACACTTTTCCAAAAAGCTGTAACTTCTTTGGATAAAAACTCCTGAACTTTGACGTGTAAATCAAATTTATACAAAATGACAACTGATCAAAGAATTACATTTCATATTCCATTGGAGAATGTAGAAAGCGAACATTGTGCGCTTATCGTCGATAAAGGTCTAGATAAAATAAAAAGTATCAGTTCCCATAAAGTGGAACTTAACAATAATAGAGCCATTATTACAGTAACAAAACCCGAAGCGTTGTTTGACGCTGTTGCTGCAATTCGGAGTTTAGGATATGGCGTGACTACCCTAAAAAAAAACATCCCCGTTCTCGAAATGAGTTGCGCTTCCTGTGCAATTGGGGTAGAAACGGCTATAAAAAATCAACCAGGAATCGTTAGCGCGTCGGTCAATTTTGCTACAGCTACGGTAGCCATCGAATATTTGCCCAACATTATTACTGTACCCGAAATCAAGAAATCGGTCCAGTTGGCTGGTTATGATTTATTTATAGAAGAAGGAAATAAAGAACAAGAATCGCTGGAAGAAATACACGAAAAAAAATTCAGCCAGTTGAAATTGAAAACCCTTTGGGCTGGATTGCTTACAGTACCATTGGTAATCATTGGGATGTTTTTTATGGATATTCCGTACGCAAACGAAATCATGTGGGTTTTATCGACTCCAGTAGTCGTTTGGTTTGGTCAAAACTTCTACATCAATGCTTGGAAACAAGCCAAACATCGTTCGGCTAATATGGACACATTGGTGGCTTTGGGAACAGGAGTCGCCTATGTTTTTAGTGTATTCAATACTGTATTTCCTAATTTTTGGCACGAAAGAGGTTTACATGCCCACGTCTATTTTGAAGCCGCAGCAGTAATCATAACATTCATATTGTTAGGTAAATTACTCGAAGAAAAAGCCAAAGGAAATACATCGACAGCGTTAAAAAAACTTATGGGATTACAACCCAAATCGGTTACTGTGATAACCAAAGATAATCAACAAATTACAATTGCGATTGATAATGTAAACGAAGGAGACATTATTCTCGTCAAACCAGGAGAACAAATTGCAGTTGATGGCATCGTAACCAAAGGAAACTCTTATGTAGATGAAAGTATGCTGAGTGGGGAACCTATTCCGATATTGAAAAAAGAGCATGAAAAAGTATATGCTGGAACGATTAACCAAAAAGGAAGTTTTCAATTTTGTGCAGAGAAAGTTGGTTCCGAAACGATGTTGGCTCACATAATTAAAATGGTCCAGGAAGCACAAGGCAGCAAAGCGCCTGTACAAAAACTAGTCGACAAAATAGCAGGAATTTTTGTTCCTATTGTAATTGGAATTGCAATTATCACATTTGTTACATGGATTATTTTTGGCGGTACAAATGGTTTCTCTCAAGGATTGATAGCTTTTGCTACTGTTTTGGTGATTGCCTGTCCATGTGCCTTGGGATTGGCAACTCCTACCGCAATTATGGTTGGAATTGGTAAAGCTGCCGAAAAAGGAATTTTGATTAAAGATGCTGTAAGTTTGGAATTGGCACATAAAGTGAATGCTGTTGTTCTGGACAAAACGGGTACAATTACTGAAGGCAAACCAATTGTAACCAATTCACATTGGATAAACGATACAACAGCTCTAAAACAAATCTTAGTCAGTATCGAAAAACAATCCGAACATCCATTGGCGGAAGCCGTACTACACCATTTTGATGACAACAATAGTATTGATTTAGAACATTTTGAAAGCATCACTGGAAAAGGAGTTGCTGCAACTGTAATGGGCAAAACGTATTTGGTAGGAAACAAAAAATTATTGCAGGAAAAAAATATTGAAATTTCAAATGACCTTATTGCAAAAGCAAACGAATGGAGTGGCGAATCAAAAACTGTAATTTGGTTTTCGGATGATACTCATGCAATTGCAGCAATTGCCATTGCCGATAAAATTAAGGAAACGTCTATAGCTGCTATAAAGCAATTACAAGAGTCTGGAATAGCCATTTATATGTTGACAGGTGATAATGAAACTACGGCAGCAGCAATGTCTAAAAAAACAGGAATTTCGAACTATAAAGCCGAGGTTTTGCCCGAACAAAAGGCCGCTTTTGTAAAACAATTACAAAACGAAGGAAAAATTGTAGCAATGGTTGGAGACGGAATTAACGACAGTACCGCTTTGGCGCAAGCTGATGTCAGTATTGCAATGGGAAAAGGTAGCGATATTGCAATGGATGTGGCCAAAATGACCATCATTTCATCAGATCTCAATAAAATCCATGAAGCCATTATACTATCCAAACAAACCGTGGCGACGATTAAACAAAACTTATTTTGGGCATTATTTTATAATGTGATCAGTATACCAATTGCGGCGGGAATTTTATATCCCATCAACGGATTTCTGCTGAATCCCATGCTTGCAGGAGCAGCAATGGCGTTGAGCAGTGTAAGTGTGGTGAGCAACAGCCTTAGACTAAAATGGAAAAAATAATATAGCTTAAGGTCAATAGTAATTATACCTGCTAAAACTAAAAAATTAAAATAACGATAAATTAAATAGCAATGAACATTAATCTAAACGAAAAAGAAACCACATTTCATTTCAAAACAAATATAAAATGTGGCGGTTGCATAGCTACAGTAACACCTTTTTTAAATGCTGCAAAAGGAATTACTAAATGGACAGTAGATACTACAGCTAGTGACAAAATACTTACTGTAACTTCCAATGGTATTTTGGAAAGTGAAATTATTGATATAGTTCAAAAAGCAGGTTTTAAAATTGAAGTTTTAAACTAAAGAATGTTTTTTCTGTTATCGAAAAAATGAATTGGTTTCCGACTCATTGGATTAAAAATAAGTGGTTTTAGGGCTTCACTTGTTGTAAATTCTATTTTAGGAGTTACACGCAATTTGGCTCTAAAATGATCTTTTAATTCCTGCATAAAAACAGGTGTTGGATTTTTAACCACAATCTTTATCAGAATTTCATCTGTTCCCAAATCATTGGTCGAAATTTCGATAATGTAACTTTCAATGTTATCAAAATCGTTCAAAACATCATTCATCGCAGGCGGATACAAAGTTGTTCCTTTGTATTTTATCATTTGTTGTTTCCTTCCAATAACGGGTCCCACTCGCATTGTTTTTCGACCACACAAACAAGGTTCGGTATGCAATTGTACAATATCACCTGTTTTAAAACGGATCAACGGCATGGCTTCTATTCCCAAAGTGGTAAATACTAATTCACCAGATTCACCATTTTTTACTGGATTATTAGCTGCATCCAGTACTTCAATAATAATCAATTCGGGATGATGATGCCCTCCTACTCCATGTTCACATTCTGTAAAGGCTGTACTCATTTCGGTAGAAGCATAGGTTGAAAACAACTTGATGTTCCATTTATCCGTAATTTTTTTGGATAACACATTCATGCTGAAATCTTGATTTCGGAGAGGTTCTCCAATACAGATAGCGCCTTTTACACTCGAATTATTCAAGTCAATACTGTGATTTTCGGCATATTCGATCATTTTCAATAAAAAGGAAGGAACAGTAATTAAATACGTAGGTTTGTATTTTAAAATAGAATCCCACTGCAATTCTGGTATTCCCGCACCAACACGAATCACTCCTACTTTCATTTTTCGAAGACCCAAGAAATAAGCCAATCCTGCCATAAAACGGCGATCAATAGTGGTCATTAGTTGCACAACATCACCTTCTTTTATACCCGCACAATCAAATGAAATGGCTTCGTTATAAGCCAATCGATCCAAATCTTTATCGGTCAATCCAAAAGTAACAGGATCGCCCAAAGTTCCAGATGTAGTGGCATAATCTATAATTTTATTTGCAGAAACACACAAAAAATCATCATTGTGCTTTTGTAAATCTTCTTTTTTGGTAAGGGGCAAAAGCGATAAATCCTCAAGGGTTTTTATACTGGAAATATCAATATTTTTTTTAGAAAAAAGAGCTTTATAAAAAGGAGAATTGCTATTGACATAGTTTAATATTTCTACTAATTTTTGTTCCTGAAACGATTTTATTTCGGTTGTAGTGGCTAGTTCTATCTTTGGAATCATAATCGTTTTGTTTTTATTTTCTTAATATAATGGCTAATCTTTTCTCTTTCAGGAAGTGTGGAAATCTCTTTGGTCAATGTTTTTTCAAATTGTTCTTTAGCCAAAGTATATTTTTTATTTTGATAAAAGTACAATCCAACTTTATAATAAACAACCCAATAATCAGGATTTAACGATTGATAATAGTTGATATAATCAGGAGATAATTCTTTTTTGTTTTCTAAAAAAAAGTCCATTTTTTTATCTTCTACCCGAAATTGTTCATAGTTTTTGTATTCGACTGTTTCTAAAAAAGGATCAGCAGCAATATTTTTAAATTCATCTTCTATGGAAACTAAGTTGCCATTTGCATTGCTGTTTTTAAAAATAGCAGACAAATCATAACAGACAAATTCACCCAATTGATAAGGACTAGACGAAACCCAAACTAATTGTTTTGCAGGCTGAAAGACAATTCCATGATGAGCTAATAAATGATTTAAAGCCTTATCATTCCCGTAGCCCAAAGGTATATTATTTAGTCCCTCTTTGTTTCGTAATATATCCACTGCAATTTGAGGAGTAATTTTTGAACTTTGATCCAATAACTGGTTCATTCGATCAAAACGATATTGGGAATGACTGTTTTTAATTTGTTTTTTATTACGTTCATTCCCTTTTAAAGCATCACTTTGAAAATGATTGGTACTTACCAACTGAGTACCATTGGACACTTCAAAAACTCCCAAATTATCAGGTGTAATTTCAATTAAAACGGCCCTATTATCCTTGGCACTTCCCACCATAATTGATTCTGAAACAAATACTTTTTTCTTTTTTGCAATTGCAATTGCTTCATCAATGGTTTTTGCATATTGCACTATTTCTCGAGTCAAAATAGAGATTGGAGTTTTGGCAATCAATGGAATTTTTGACTTACCCGCATTTATGGTTACTGTCAAACCTTCGACATTCATACCAGAGCAGACTCCTATCATTCCAGGCCAAGTTAGCATCATAAAAGGGTAGCCGTCTTTTGGATTGACAAATGCCACTATTTTATCTTTTGCGAAAGCATCACCAACATAAAAATCAAAATTTCGTCCAAGAATTAAATTTCCATCTTCGGTTTTATCACCCCAAGCAGCAAATGATGAACAACCTACTAAAGCTAAGTCCTGAACAGCATGACCAATATCATGAGCACCATGCAAATACAAATCTCTTAAAAAACTTGGAGCAATATAGTTTAAATCCTGAGGTGAATATTGTGAAAGCCCATAAATTTCGGCTTGAAATTCATTTTCTACATTTAAGAATAACTTCCGATTGTACCAATTTAAAAAGTCAACCATTACACGCTTTTTAAAATTGGAAGGAACCAAATCATTTACTTTTTCAAAGAAAACATACTCTTGTTTTTTTAATAAAGAATCCGTCAAACTGCCAATAGCCAAACCACGCTCCAGAGGATCTCCTTCAACGTAGAGTTCCCACAATTTTTGTTTGTTTTTAAGTAAAAAATTATGACCTGTATAAAAAGCAGTATTGGACTTTTTTTCAACAATGGGGATGGTGCTGTTGTAATTTGCGATATTAGGTTGGTGTCGCATCGATTTTGAAGTGCCACAAGAAGCAACCATAAAAAAGAGAAATACAATATAACAAAGATGTTTTTTCATGCACTTTAAACTAATGTCATTAGGCGTTTTGATTGATTTTATTGACCAAATATGTTTTTCCTAAAATCTCTGAGCAAGTAACAACAGCACCTATTGTGACTCCCAAAACACCGTGCATATTAACACTTTGACCTGTAAGATAAAGATTATCTAACTTTGTTTTGGAAGGAATAAAAGTTTTCATCGGATTATTGGAATCCTTTTCATAACCATACATATTTCCGTTATGCCCTCCTATATAATCTCTATATGACAAAGGTGTCG includes these proteins:
- a CDS encoding C45 family autoproteolytic acyltransferase/hydolase; protein product: MKKHLCYIVFLFFMVASCGTSKSMRHQPNIANYNSTIPIVEKKSNTAFYTGHNFLLKNKQKLWELYVEGDPLERGLAIGSLTDSLLKKQEYVFFEKVNDLVPSNFKKRVMVDFLNWYNRKLFLNVENEFQAEIYGLSQYSPQDLNYIAPSFLRDLYLHGAHDIGHAVQDLALVGCSSFAAWGDKTEDGNLILGRNFDFYVGDAFAKDKIVAFVNPKDGYPFMMLTWPGMIGVCSGMNVEGLTVTINAGKSKIPLIAKTPISILTREIVQYAKTIDEAIAIAKKKKVFVSESIMVGSAKDNRAVLIEITPDNLGVFEVSNGTQLVSTNHFQSDALKGNERNKKQIKNSHSQYRFDRMNQLLDQSSKITPQIAVDILRNKEGLNNIPLGYGNDKALNHLLAHHGIVFQPAKQLVWVSSSPYQLGEFVCYDLSAIFKNSNANGNLVSIEDEFKNIAADPFLETVEYKNYEQFRVEDKKMDFFLENKKELSPDYINYYQSLNPDYWVVYYKVGLYFYQNKKYTLAKEQFEKTLTKEISTLPEREKISHYIKKIKTKRL
- a CDS encoding AraC family transcriptional regulator; protein product: MILYIKNMVCNRCKMVVKSELEKLGMVTQRVELGEVTIDKDLDHTEKEQLDHVLKELGFELIDDKKSRYIEKIKSLIIELIQEQNNNLKITLSDYLSQKVHHDYFYLSNLFSEIEGTTIEKYFIAQKIEKVKELLAYKELSLGEIAFQLNYSSVAHLSNQFKKVTGLAPSHFKNIRLGGRKSLDEV
- a CDS encoding heavy metal translocating P-type ATPase; this translates as MTTDQRITFHIPLENVESEHCALIVDKGLDKIKSISSHKVELNNNRAIITVTKPEALFDAVAAIRSLGYGVTTLKKNIPVLEMSCASCAIGVETAIKNQPGIVSASVNFATATVAIEYLPNIITVPEIKKSVQLAGYDLFIEEGNKEQESLEEIHEKKFSQLKLKTLWAGLLTVPLVIIGMFFMDIPYANEIMWVLSTPVVVWFGQNFYINAWKQAKHRSANMDTLVALGTGVAYVFSVFNTVFPNFWHERGLHAHVYFEAAAVIITFILLGKLLEEKAKGNTSTALKKLMGLQPKSVTVITKDNQQITIAIDNVNEGDIILVKPGEQIAVDGIVTKGNSYVDESMLSGEPIPILKKEHEKVYAGTINQKGSFQFCAEKVGSETMLAHIIKMVQEAQGSKAPVQKLVDKIAGIFVPIVIGIAIITFVTWIIFGGTNGFSQGLIAFATVLVIACPCALGLATPTAIMVGIGKAAEKGILIKDAVSLELAHKVNAVVLDKTGTITEGKPIVTNSHWINDTTALKQILVSIEKQSEHPLAEAVLHHFDDNNSIDLEHFESITGKGVAATVMGKTYLVGNKKLLQEKNIEISNDLIAKANEWSGESKTVIWFSDDTHAIAAIAIADKIKETSIAAIKQLQESGIAIYMLTGDNETTAAAMSKKTGISNYKAEVLPEQKAAFVKQLQNEGKIVAMVGDGINDSTALAQADVSIAMGKGSDIAMDVAKMTIISSDLNKIHEAIILSKQTVATIKQNLFWALFYNVISIPIAAGILYPINGFLLNPMLAGAAMALSSVSVVSNSLRLKWKK
- a CDS encoding AMP-binding protein, which gives rise to MIPKIELATTTEIKSFQEQKLVEILNYVNSNSPFYKALFSKKNIDISSIKTLEDLSLLPLTKKEDLQKHNDDFLCVSANKIIDYATTSGTLGDPVTFGLTDKDLDRLAYNEAISFDCAGIKEGDVVQLMTTIDRRFMAGLAYFLGLRKMKVGVIRVGAGIPELQWDSILKYKPTYLITVPSFLLKMIEYAENHSIDLNNSSVKGAICIGEPLRNQDFSMNVLSKKITDKWNIKLFSTYASTEMSTAFTECEHGVGGHHHPELIIIEVLDAANNPVKNGESGELVFTTLGIEAMPLIRFKTGDIVQLHTEPCLCGRKTMRVGPVIGRKQQMIKYKGTTLYPPAMNDVLNDFDNIESYIIEISTNDLGTDEILIKIVVKNPTPVFMQELKDHFRAKLRVTPKIEFTTSEALKPLIFNPMSRKPIHFFDNRKNIL
- a CDS encoding heavy-metal-associated domain-containing protein; amino-acid sequence: MNINLNEKETTFHFKTNIKCGGCIATVTPFLNAAKGITKWTVDTTASDKILTVTSNGILESEIIDIVQKAGFKIEVLN